A single region of the Pararhodospirillum photometricum DSM 122 genome encodes:
- a CDS encoding magnetosome protein MamC, translating to MSHFPVHVPDAYVPGTYAFAETLLRAGALGALVGGTAALAEHARGLKDGTLTRDQAVRGVLGTAAKTGLATGLGAVVAATLRGGPLLTTTAVIATGAAALYVMDSKGKPAAKAAPESAPTPAA from the coding sequence ATGTCTCATTTCCCGGTTCATGTTCCCGATGCTTATGTCCCGGGAACGTATGCCTTCGCCGAGACCCTGCTGCGCGCCGGGGCCCTGGGCGCCTTGGTCGGCGGCACGGCGGCCTTGGCCGAGCATGCCCGCGGCCTGAAAGACGGCACCTTGACCCGCGATCAGGCGGTGCGCGGCGTGCTCGGCACCGCGGCCAAGACCGGCCTCGCCACAGGTCTCGGCGCCGTGGTGGCCGCCACCTTGCGCGGTGGGCCCTTGCTGACCACGACCGCCGTGATCGCCACGGGGGCCGCTGCCCTTTATGTCATGGACTCTAAAGGAAAACCGGCTGCCAAGGCCGCTCCTGAGTCCGCGCCAACGCCGGCCGCGTAA
- a CDS encoding heavy-metal-associated domain-containing protein, whose amino-acid sequence MPSSDTASRLEDLTSLMVSLRSHVTIAHHILGRVRLKIGLGALGVVAGRDQGKARFSLTDLSTFVGIESVRLNSAAQSAIVTYDPAVIPEAFWRECLSVPEDQLGPLIAATLRMRAP is encoded by the coding sequence ATGCCGTCGTCCGATACCGCCTCCCGACTTGAGGATCTTACATCCCTTATGGTATCCTTGCGGTCCCATGTAACCATTGCCCATCACATTTTGGGCCGGGTTCGCCTGAAAATCGGGCTGGGAGCCCTGGGCGTTGTGGCGGGGCGCGACCAGGGAAAAGCGCGTTTTTCCCTGACGGACCTGTCAACGTTCGTGGGGATCGAGTCGGTTCGCCTTAATTCTGCGGCTCAGTCCGCCATCGTGACCTATGACCCGGCGGTGATTCCCGAGGCCTTTTGGCGGGAATGTCTATCGGTCCCGGAGGACCAACTCGGCCCCTTGATCGCTGCCACCTTGCGCATGCGGGCCCCCTGA
- a CDS encoding transposase — protein sequence MLPTSQDPLRITRESLFDDTEAAESLLHALRWPRGRALCPHCGFRHSYRLTNERTGAIRFKCARCRKQYSARRGTVLERSNVATGRWIVALWLALSAPGVGLAGRIQRATGVSHKTAWAIVNRIGDHPEDPVFTALRRETERGALVMDALLIGDAETASPALPRRRVLLAQAALLESTP from the coding sequence ATGCTGCCAACCTCCCAGGATCCGCTGCGGATAACCCGTGAGAGCCTGTTCGATGACACCGAGGCGGCGGAAAGCCTGCTGCACGCCCTGCGCTGGCCGCGTGGTCGCGCGTTGTGCCCCCATTGCGGGTTCCGGCACAGCTATCGCCTGACCAACGAACGCACCGGTGCCATCCGCTTTAAATGCGCGCGCTGCCGCAAACAGTACTCGGCGCGGCGCGGAACGGTTCTCGAGCGCTCCAATGTGGCGACGGGTCGCTGGATCGTGGCGCTGTGGCTGGCCTTGAGTGCGCCGGGGGTGGGGCTGGCCGGGCGCATCCAACGCGCGACAGGCGTCAGTCACAAGACGGCCTGGGCCATCGTCAACCGCATTGGTGACCACCCGGAGGATCCGGTTTTCACCGCGTTGCGGCGGGAAACGGAGCGCGGCGCTTTGGTCATGGATGCCTTGCTGATCGGCGACGCCGAGACCGCATCACCGGCGCTGCCCCGCCGCCGGGTTCTGCTGGCGCAGGCCGCCTTGCTGGAGAGCACGCCATGA
- a CDS encoding EAL domain-containing protein encodes MTMLQPWAWIDAVRDLFAVKTIGVVYQPLVDPRTGVVVGHEALARFRDTQGRAIAPDRVFDALHGAGPGILFAAEVALKRFQIRCAPAEGLLFVNFDPCALAGLEAGRAQRVLDDLLALRPRVVVELIENTHTAHVDLVERTTRDLHARGIPLALDDIGAPGTLLSLYQMSLAGFLKFDRQWLQHWGKDRPLLDSLLAYAQATRKRTVLEGVETEEQLKIACDSGFDLIQGFLFRERFLGFEGPLSALSQGPSCLRSVAVA; translated from the coding sequence ATGACCATGCTCCAGCCCTGGGCGTGGATCGACGCCGTGCGCGATCTTTTTGCCGTGAAGACTATCGGCGTTGTCTACCAGCCGCTGGTCGATCCGCGCACCGGCGTGGTGGTGGGGCACGAGGCGCTGGCCCGATTTCGCGACACGCAAGGCCGCGCCATCGCGCCGGATCGGGTGTTCGATGCCTTGCATGGGGCCGGGCCGGGGATTTTGTTCGCCGCCGAGGTGGCCCTCAAGCGCTTTCAGATCCGCTGTGCTCCCGCCGAGGGCCTGTTGTTCGTCAACTTCGACCCCTGTGCCCTGGCCGGTCTGGAGGCCGGCCGGGCCCAGCGGGTTCTTGATGATCTGCTGGCCTTGCGGCCGCGCGTGGTGGTGGAACTGATCGAAAACACCCACACCGCCCACGTCGATCTCGTGGAACGGACCACCCGGGATCTTCATGCCCGGGGCATCCCCCTGGCCCTTGACGACATTGGGGCGCCGGGGACTTTGCTGTCCTTGTATCAGATGTCGCTGGCTGGCTTTTTGAAGTTCGACCGCCAGTGGCTTCAGCACTGGGGGAAGGATCGTCCCTTGCTCGACAGCTTGCTGGCCTATGCCCAGGCCACCCGCAAGCGTACCGTCTTGGAGGGCGTGGAAACCGAAGAACAGCTAAAAATCGCCTGCGACAGCGGGTTTGACCTGATTCAAGGATTTTTGTTCCGCGAGCGCTTTTTGGGATTCGAGGGCCCGCTCAGTGCCTTGAGCCAGGGCCCTTCTTGCCTGCGCTCGGTGGCGGTCGCCTGA
- a CDS encoding TetR/AcrR family transcriptional regulator → MARSNTRQIILDAALECFLAQGFAGTSIADIRARSKASTGSIYHFFDGKESLALALCAEGLKSWAAAVCVVPANGTPEQIVRAMVTGMVCWALDNERLHRFMMQSEFLAPTAAQNSDLIDVMMEARLAQERILRGLNTSGETRVLPADLMRALILGPAEAYLRERAHGRAASLPEEAIETLGAAAWLAVRHPDPALAGLAPPRPLRAVRSRAFDLV, encoded by the coding sequence ATGGCTCGCAGCAATACCCGGCAGATCATCCTTGACGCGGCGCTGGAGTGTTTTTTGGCCCAGGGGTTCGCCGGCACGTCGATCGCGGATATCCGGGCGCGGTCGAAGGCCAGCACCGGGAGCATTTATCACTTCTTTGATGGCAAAGAGAGCCTCGCCCTCGCGTTGTGCGCCGAGGGCTTGAAGTCTTGGGCGGCGGCGGTCTGTGTCGTGCCCGCCAACGGTACCCCGGAACAGATTGTCCGCGCCATGGTCACCGGCATGGTGTGCTGGGCCCTCGACAACGAGCGCCTGCACCGTTTCATGATGCAAAGCGAATTCCTGGCCCCGACTGCGGCCCAGAACTCCGACTTGATCGACGTGATGATGGAGGCCCGTCTCGCCCAGGAACGCATTTTGCGTGGCCTTAATACGTCGGGCGAAACCCGCGTGCTGCCGGCCGACCTCATGCGCGCCTTGATCCTGGGCCCGGCTGAGGCCTATCTGCGCGAACGCGCCCACGGCCGCGCCGCCTCTTTGCCCGAGGAGGCGATTGAGACCCTGGGAGCCGCCGCTTGGCTCGCCGTGCGCCACCCCGATCCGGCGTTGGCCGGCCTTGCCCCGCCCCGCCCCTTGCGCGCGGTGCGCAGCCGGGCGTTTGATCTCGTTTAA
- a CDS encoding cyclic nucleotide-binding domain-containing protein, translating to MEKVPFLAGETLFVQGAPGDAAYIVESGAIDLYHVNEVGQQIHLGTMTRGCLFGEMSVIDGSPRMATAIVRDPSVVLCIPAEMLRAKLQGIDPFVRGVIKILMENLRTVHRVYLKVPRSFDDHATQFRETSESLARFCQDTGLGQDNPEVAHALAAVTQAVAALEALAAQGVGRALEGPDPLAGRPGLQT from the coding sequence GTGGAAAAGGTACCTTTCTTGGCAGGGGAGACCCTGTTCGTTCAGGGAGCGCCGGGGGATGCGGCTTATATCGTCGAAAGCGGAGCCATCGACCTGTACCACGTCAACGAGGTCGGCCAGCAAATCCACCTGGGCACCATGACCCGGGGCTGCCTCTTTGGCGAGATGTCGGTCATCGACGGCAGTCCGCGCATGGCGACCGCCATCGTTCGTGACCCCAGCGTGGTCTTGTGTATTCCGGCCGAAATGTTGCGGGCCAAGCTCCAGGGCATTGACCCCTTCGTGCGCGGCGTGATCAAAATTTTGATGGAAAACTTGCGCACCGTCCATCGGGTCTACCTTAAGGTGCCGCGCTCGTTTGACGACCACGCGACCCAGTTTCGCGAAACCTCGGAGTCCTTGGCCCGTTTTTGTCAGGACACCGGGCTGGGTCAGGACAACCCTGAGGTGGCACACGCTCTCGCCGCCGTGACACAGGCCGTCGCTGCCCTGGAGGCCTTGGCTGCCCAGGGGGTGGGCCGCGCCCTGGAGGGTCCTGATCCCCTGGCCGGAAGGCCCGGATTGCAAACCTGA
- a CDS encoding hydrolase — MTAPVPSLIKADESVLVIIDVQEKLCPVMADPRRVLLNGSRLLRAANRLGVPVVVTEQYPKGLGPTMHDIRVDMPQGAMVEKRFFSAALEPAVRERLESLGRRQAVLCGIEMHVCVTQTALGLKDQGWSVFVVEDACSSRSPESVAQAKQRLATQGIPLVNVEMALFEWLATKDHPAFKEISTTLIR; from the coding sequence ATGACCGCCCCCGTACCCTCGCTGATCAAAGCCGACGAGAGTGTGCTGGTGATCATCGACGTTCAGGAGAAACTGTGTCCGGTTATGGCGGACCCGCGCCGCGTTCTGCTGAACGGGTCGCGCCTTTTGCGTGCGGCCAATCGCCTGGGGGTTCCTGTTGTCGTGACCGAGCAGTATCCCAAAGGCCTCGGTCCCACCATGCATGATATCAGGGTTGACATGCCGCAGGGAGCGATGGTGGAAAAGAGATTCTTCTCGGCAGCCCTGGAGCCCGCCGTCCGGGAGCGCCTGGAGTCTCTGGGGCGCCGGCAGGCGGTTCTTTGTGGAATCGAGATGCACGTTTGCGTCACTCAGACCGCCCTGGGTCTCAAGGATCAGGGCTGGTCGGTGTTCGTTGTTGAAGATGCCTGTTCGTCGCGCTCGCCCGAGAGCGTCGCCCAGGCAAAACAGCGTCTCGCCACGCAGGGGATCCCTCTGGTTAACGTTGAGATGGCTCTGTTTGAATGGCTGGCAACCAAGGACCATCCGGCGTTCAAGGAAATTTCGACCACGTTGATTCGCTAG
- a CDS encoding DEAD/DEAH box helicase: MDRLFMRFADLGLSPETLKAIEEVGYTTPTPIQAQAIPVVQQGRDVLGIAQTGTGKTASFTLPMIDILASGRAKARMPRSLILAPTRELASQVADNFTLYGKYQKLSMALLIGGESMGEQQKALDRGVDVLIATPGRLIDLFERGSILLRDVKVLVIDEADRMLDMGFIPDVERIVSLLPKMRQTLFFSATMDKEIRRLADAFLMNPKEVRVEQTQKAADTVEQGLVVVSHHDKRESLRHLLRREDVANAFIFCNRKRDVDILHRSLSKHGFDAVALHGDMPQYVRTERLEQFKKGEARLLVCSDVAARGIDISDVSHVYNFDVPTHPEDYIHRIGRTGRAGRLGKAYTIATPADAKYVRAIESLLGRPVPLIASGGPARVGSRQRRDHRAAREGRKARTARAAGAAWTRAQPPCGSSTGRPRRRGGPRGSTSSPRGASARGNSAARSPRRAQRP, encoded by the coding sequence GTGGACCGATTGTTCATGCGCTTCGCCGATCTCGGCCTCAGCCCCGAAACCCTGAAGGCCATCGAGGAGGTGGGGTATACCACCCCCACTCCCATCCAGGCCCAAGCCATTCCCGTTGTGCAGCAGGGTCGCGACGTGCTGGGCATTGCTCAGACGGGCACGGGCAAGACCGCGTCTTTCACCTTGCCCATGATCGACATTTTGGCGAGTGGTCGGGCCAAGGCGCGCATGCCCCGCTCCTTGATTCTTGCCCCGACCCGCGAGCTGGCCAGCCAGGTTGCGGATAATTTTACCCTGTATGGCAAGTACCAGAAGCTGTCGATGGCGCTGCTCATCGGGGGCGAGTCGATGGGCGAGCAGCAAAAGGCCCTGGACCGGGGGGTTGATGTCCTCATCGCCACGCCGGGACGGCTGATTGACTTGTTCGAGCGCGGGTCGATCCTGCTGCGCGATGTCAAGGTGCTGGTGATCGACGAGGCCGACCGCATGCTCGACATGGGCTTCATTCCCGATGTCGAGCGTATCGTCAGCCTCCTGCCCAAGATGCGCCAGACCTTGTTCTTCTCGGCCACCATGGACAAGGAAATCCGCCGCCTAGCCGATGCCTTCCTGATGAACCCGAAGGAAGTGCGCGTCGAACAGACGCAAAAGGCCGCCGACACCGTGGAACAGGGATTGGTCGTGGTGTCGCATCACGACAAGCGGGAATCCCTGCGCCACCTGCTTCGGCGCGAGGATGTGGCCAATGCCTTCATTTTTTGCAACCGCAAGCGCGATGTCGATATCTTGCACCGGTCGTTGAGCAAGCATGGCTTCGATGCCGTGGCGCTCCATGGCGACATGCCCCAGTATGTGCGCACCGAGCGCCTGGAGCAGTTTAAAAAAGGCGAGGCTCGCCTTCTTGTCTGCTCCGATGTCGCGGCACGCGGCATCGACATCAGTGATGTCAGCCACGTTTATAACTTTGATGTGCCAACCCACCCCGAGGATTATATCCATCGCATTGGCCGAACCGGCCGTGCCGGGCGCTTGGGCAAGGCTTACACCATTGCCACCCCTGCCGATGCCAAATATGTGCGGGCCATCGAAAGCCTGCTGGGGCGCCCCGTGCCCCTGATTGCCTCTGGAGGACCTGCCCGTGTTGGATCTCGACAACGAAGAGACCACCGAGCGGCCCGAGAAGGCCGAAAAGCCCGAACGGCGCGAGCGGCTGGGGCGGCGTGGACGCGAGCGCAGCCGCCCTGCGGCTCCAGCACCGGTCGCCCCCGCAGAAGAGGCGGCCCCCGTGGCAGCACGTCCTCCCCGCGAGGAGCCTCGGCGCGAGGAAACTCGGCGGCCCGATCCCCGCGCCGAGCGCAACGCCCGTAA
- a CDS encoding heavy-metal-associated domain-containing protein: MAYIHSVPGRLRVKTRSFRAVEETRQLCRSLATWDGVEEVTFNPRSNSLVVIYDPARVVEDDLLAAIRAQGHRLRPGTSLLHLPAPVPAPPAKLPLSPLVGTAAAAFGGALGKALAGALIKSTIERGVVGLVSAAIR, encoded by the coding sequence ATGGCCTATATTCACAGTGTGCCGGGTCGCCTGCGCGTCAAGACCCGCTCATTTCGCGCGGTGGAAGAGACCCGGCAGCTGTGCCGGAGCCTGGCGACCTGGGACGGGGTGGAGGAAGTCACCTTTAACCCGCGCTCCAACAGTCTCGTCGTGATCTATGACCCCGCGCGGGTGGTCGAGGACGATCTGCTGGCGGCGATCCGGGCCCAGGGTCATCGGCTACGCCCCGGCACCTCCTTGCTTCACCTGCCCGCCCCGGTGCCGGCCCCGCCGGCCAAGCTCCCCCTATCCCCGCTGGTGGGTACGGCGGCGGCGGCTTTTGGCGGCGCCTTGGGCAAGGCTCTCGCCGGCGCCTTGATCAAAAGCACCATCGAACGCGGCGTGGTCGGCTTGGTGAGCGCCGCCATCCGCTAA
- a CDS encoding aromatic amino acid transaminase — translation MFEHVDAYAGDPILSLMERFKADPRPEKVNLSIGLYYDEDGKVPLLRALAEAKARLDARPPEAKLYLPMEGLASYRDAIQALLFGEDSAVRAERRVATLQTLGGSGALKVGADFLHRYFPQSEVWVSAPTWDNHVAIFEGAGFRTHTYPYFDPTTRGVDFTGMLACLATLPPQAIVLLHPCCHNPTGSDLTNAQWDQVVEVVRERRLIAFLDIAYQGFAEGMEEDAYALRALAAAGLTFLVSNSFSKIFSLYGERVGGLSVVCDTEETAQRVLGQLKAAVRRNYSSPPTRGATLVEIVLHDPDLKATWIAEVAAMRARIVAMRESLVVALKEALPAVNVDHLVQQRGMFSYTGLSPEQVDRLRDEFAIYLVRSGRICVAGLNLGNVDRVAQAFARVVA, via the coding sequence ATGTTCGAGCATGTCGATGCGTATGCGGGAGATCCCATTCTCTCGCTCATGGAACGGTTCAAGGCTGACCCTCGGCCGGAAAAGGTCAATCTGAGCATCGGCCTTTATTATGACGAAGACGGCAAGGTGCCCTTGCTGCGGGCCCTGGCCGAGGCCAAAGCCCGTCTCGACGCCCGGCCACCCGAGGCCAAGTTGTATTTGCCCATGGAAGGCTTGGCCTCCTACCGCGATGCCATCCAGGCCCTTTTGTTCGGCGAAGACAGCGCTGTCCGGGCCGAGCGCCGCGTCGCCACCCTCCAAACGCTGGGCGGCTCCGGCGCCCTCAAGGTGGGCGCCGACTTCTTGCATCGCTATTTCCCCCAGTCCGAAGTGTGGGTCAGTGCGCCAACCTGGGACAATCACGTCGCGATTTTCGAGGGCGCCGGCTTTCGTACCCACACCTATCCCTATTTCGATCCCACGACCCGGGGCGTTGATTTCACAGGCATGTTGGCCTGCCTCGCCACCTTGCCCCCCCAGGCCATCGTGTTGTTGCATCCCTGTTGCCACAACCCGACCGGTTCCGACCTCACCAACGCCCAGTGGGACCAAGTGGTCGAGGTCGTGCGTGAGCGCCGGCTCATTGCCTTCCTCGACATCGCCTATCAAGGCTTTGCCGAAGGCATGGAGGAGGATGCCTACGCCCTGCGTGCCCTGGCGGCGGCCGGCTTGACCTTCCTGGTTTCCAACTCGTTTTCCAAGATCTTCTCCCTCTATGGGGAGCGCGTCGGCGGGCTGTCCGTGGTGTGCGATACGGAGGAAACGGCCCAGCGCGTGCTCGGCCAGCTCAAGGCCGCCGTGCGGCGCAACTATTCCAGCCCGCCGACCCGGGGCGCGACCCTGGTCGAGATCGTCTTGCACGACCCCGACCTCAAGGCCACCTGGATCGCCGAGGTCGCAGCCATGCGCGCGCGCATCGTGGCCATGCGGGAGAGCCTTGTTGTCGCGTTGAAGGAAGCCCTGCCGGCGGTCAATGTCGATCACTTGGTCCAGCAGCGCGGCATGTTCAGCTACACCGGTCTGAGTCCCGAGCAGGTGGATCGCCTGCGCGACGAGTTCGCCATTTATCTGGTGCGCAGTGGCCGGATTTGTGTGGCTGGCCTTAACCTGGGGAATGTTGATCGGGTGGCGCAGGCTTTTGCGCGTGTGGTGGCCTGA
- a CDS encoding YitT family protein, which produces MDAEGLKDTRVPHSRLEDAVALVVGTLMVSFGVTLLQKVGALTGGMAGLSILLHHMTGIRFGVLFFFLNMPFYYLAWRTLGKVFVLKTFCAIALVSGFAELHPQFIQIAGLETFYATVIGSVIMGLGFIVLFRHRASLGGFNMLALYLQDRYGIRAGSVQLVLDLAILLASVVLVPVPVLIASVVGAVILNIMIAMNHRPYRYLA; this is translated from the coding sequence ATGGATGCAGAGGGCTTGAAGGACACCCGGGTGCCTCATAGTCGCTTGGAAGATGCGGTGGCCCTGGTCGTGGGAACGCTCATGGTGTCCTTTGGGGTCACCTTGCTGCAAAAAGTGGGAGCCCTGACCGGAGGAATGGCCGGTCTCTCCATTCTTCTTCATCATATGACCGGCATACGCTTTGGTGTTTTGTTCTTTTTTCTTAATATGCCTTTTTACTATTTGGCATGGCGTACCTTGGGGAAGGTTTTTGTCCTTAAAACATTTTGTGCCATCGCCCTGGTCTCGGGCTTTGCCGAACTGCACCCCCAGTTTATCCAGATCGCGGGTCTGGAAACGTTTTATGCCACGGTGATCGGCAGCGTGATCATGGGGCTTGGCTTTATCGTCTTGTTTCGGCACCGGGCCAGCCTGGGGGGCTTCAATATGTTGGCCCTTTACCTGCAAGATCGCTACGGTATTCGCGCCGGCTCGGTCCAGCTGGTGCTGGATCTGGCTATTTTGCTGGCGTCCGTGGTCCTGGTGCCCGTGCCCGTTCTGATCGCCTCCGTTGTGGGGGCTGTGATCTTGAACATCATGATCGCCATGAACCATCGGCCCTATCGCTATCTCGCCTGA
- a CDS encoding MetQ/NlpA family ABC transporter substrate-binding protein: MRFLKTLASALVAVSALATPVLAETIKVGVTAGEHEQVMEQVKAVAKTKGLDIQIVTFSDYVLPNQALNDGDLNANSFQHEPYLRNQIKDRGYDLTVVGKNFVTPMGIYSQKVKSLESLPDGARFGLPNDPTNGGRALLLLQSKGLVTLKEGTGLTPGVLDVVANPKKLKFVEIDAAQLPRSLPDVDAAAINTNYALEAGLNPTRDAIAIESKESPYANIIVTRTKDKDAPWVKLLVESYNSDPIRQYILDQFKGAVIPVF; this comes from the coding sequence ATGCGCTTTCTGAAGACCCTGGCGTCGGCTTTGGTGGCCGTGTCGGCCCTGGCGACCCCTGTTCTCGCCGAAACCATCAAGGTGGGGGTGACGGCTGGCGAGCATGAGCAGGTGATGGAGCAGGTCAAGGCCGTGGCCAAGACAAAGGGGCTCGACATTCAGATTGTGACCTTCAGCGATTACGTCCTGCCCAACCAGGCGCTCAACGATGGCGACCTCAACGCCAACAGCTTTCAGCACGAGCCCTACCTGCGCAATCAGATCAAGGACCGGGGCTACGACCTGACGGTGGTCGGCAAAAACTTTGTTACGCCGATGGGAATCTACTCTCAGAAGGTCAAGAGCCTGGAGTCTTTGCCAGACGGTGCGCGGTTTGGCCTGCCCAACGATCCCACCAACGGCGGCCGCGCTCTTTTGCTGCTCCAGTCCAAGGGGTTGGTGACGCTCAAGGAGGGGACGGGGCTGACGCCCGGTGTGCTTGATGTGGTGGCCAACCCCAAGAAGCTGAAGTTTGTCGAGATCGACGCGGCCCAACTTCCACGCTCCCTCCCCGATGTGGACGCGGCGGCCATCAACACCAACTATGCCTTGGAAGCCGGCTTGAACCCGACCCGCGATGCCATTGCGATCGAAAGCAAGGAGAGCCCCTACGCCAACATCATTGTCACCCGGACCAAGGACAAGGATGCCCCCTGGGTCAAGCTGCTGGTGGAGAGCTATAACTCGGATCCCATCCGCCAGTATATCCTGGACCAGTTCAAGGGTGCCGTGATTCCCGTCTTCTAA
- a CDS encoding SDR family NAD(P)-dependent oxidoreductase has protein sequence MEVTGVSALVTGAASGLGAATAGVLAAAGARVALLDRDEDRVVAQAHALGREALGLACDVTDEALGLACDVTDEASVEAALAAVAAAHGPARLVVNCAGIVSIGRLVGREGPLDMAGFRRTIEVNLIGTATMMSRAAHHMAGLAPLGPDGERGLIVNTASIAAFEGQIGQAAYAASKGGVAALTLPAAREFVRLGIRVMAIAPGVFETPMVSDGLPEEVRQALIAKCQFPPRLGRPEEFGRLVLALAENPMLNGEIIRLDGAQRLEPR, from the coding sequence ATGGAGGTGACGGGCGTATCCGCTCTGGTAACGGGAGCGGCCTCGGGCTTGGGAGCGGCCACCGCCGGCGTTCTGGCGGCCGCCGGCGCCCGGGTCGCCCTGCTCGATCGCGACGAAGACCGCGTCGTGGCCCAGGCCCACGCCTTGGGCCGCGAGGCCCTGGGGTTGGCCTGCGACGTGACCGACGAGGCCCTGGGGTTGGCCTGCGACGTGACCGACGAGGCCTCGGTCGAGGCCGCCCTGGCGGCCGTGGCGGCGGCCCATGGCCCAGCGCGTTTGGTGGTCAACTGCGCCGGCATCGTTTCTATCGGGCGGTTGGTGGGGCGCGAGGGGCCGCTTGACATGGCCGGATTTCGCCGGACCATCGAGGTCAATCTGATCGGCACCGCCACCATGATGAGCCGGGCCGCCCACCACATGGCGGGACTTGCCCCCCTGGGGCCCGATGGCGAGCGTGGACTGATCGTCAACACCGCCTCCATCGCCGCCTTCGAGGGCCAGATCGGGCAGGCGGCTTATGCCGCGTCCAAAGGCGGCGTCGCGGCCCTGACCTTGCCGGCGGCCCGCGAGTTCGTCAGGCTGGGCATTCGCGTGATGGCCATCGCGCCCGGGGTGTTTGAGACCCCCATGGTCTCCGACGGGCTGCCCGAAGAAGTCCGCCAGGCCCTGATTGCCAAATGCCAGTTTCCTCCGCGCCTGGGCCGGCCTGAGGAGTTTGGCCGGCTGGTTCTAGCGCTGGCGGAGAACCCCATGCTCAATGGTGAGATCATTCGCCTGGATGGGGCGCAGCGCCTGGAGCCGCGTTGA
- a CDS encoding alkene reductase, protein MPNTPPALFTPTTVGDLALPNRVVMAPLTRSRAGAGDVPTPLMADYYRQRATAGLIITEASQVLPQGKGYPRTPGIYNDAQVAGWSAVTQAIHDAGGRVFLQLWHVGRLSHPVVQPDGALPVAPSAIRPDGDIFTETAGLQPFVTPRALDIEEIPGLVAAYRAAAANAIKAGFDGVEVHGANGYLIDQFXRDGTNQRTDAYGGSVANRLRFLQEVVEAVSAEVGPRRVGVRLSPVFEVFSIHDSDPATTFGAAADLLSRYGLAYLHGVELGEQPFDFAGFKRRFGGPYIAAGRYDAERAGQALAGHADLIAFGTPYIANPDLVERLRRGAPLNAPDPSTFFQGEAKGYTDYPFLAA, encoded by the coding sequence ATGCCCAACACTCCCCCGGCTCTGTTCACGCCCACGACGGTGGGCGATCTTGCCCTTCCCAACCGCGTGGTGATGGCTCCCCTGACACGCAGCCGTGCCGGCGCCGGTGACGTGCCGACGCCCTTGATGGCCGACTACTATCGGCAGCGAGCCACGGCGGGCCTGATCATCACCGAGGCCTCGCAGGTGCTGCCCCAGGGCAAGGGGTATCCCCGCACCCCCGGCATTTACAACGACGCCCAGGTCGCCGGGTGGTCGGCGGTGACCCAGGCCATTCACGACGCCGGCGGGCGGGTGTTCCTCCAGCTTTGGCACGTGGGGAGGTTGTCTCACCCGGTGGTGCAGCCGGATGGCGCGTTACCGGTGGCCCCCTCGGCGATCCGCCCGGATGGCGATATTTTCACCGAGACGGCGGGACTCCAGCCGTTCGTGACCCCCAGGGCGTTGGATATCGAGGAAATCCCCGGGCTGGTCGCGGCCTATCGAGCGGCGGCGGCCAACGCGATCAAGGCCGGCTTTGATGGCGTCGAGGTTCACGGCGCCAACGGCTACCTCATCGACCAGTTTTKGCGCGACGGGACCAACCAGCGCACTGATGCCTACGGCGGCTCGGTGGCGAATCGCCTGCGCTTTTTGCAGGAGGTGGTGGAAGCGGTCAGCGCCGAAGTCGGCCCTCGCCGGGTTGGGGTGCGGTTGTCGCCGGTGTTCGAGGTCTTTTCGATCCACGACAGCGACCCGGCCACGACCTTCGGCGCGGCCGCTGACCTGCTGTCACGCTATGGGCTGGCCTATTTGCATGGGGTGGAACTGGGCGAGCAGCCCTTTGACTTCGCGGGGTTCAAGCGGCGCTTTGGCGGACCTTATATCGCGGCCGGCCGCTACGACGCCGAACGCGCCGGCCAAGCCCTGGCCGGGCACGCCGACCTGATCGCCTTCGGCACCCCCTATATTGCCAATCCCGATCTGGTCGAGCGTCTGCGCCGCGGCGCTCCCCTCAATGCCCCCGACCCGAGCACCTTCTTTCAAGGCGAAGCCAAGGGCTACACGGACTACCCGTTCCTCGCCGCCTGA